From the genome of Pseudomonadota bacterium:
AAGATCAACCGACGCCTCGGCGTCAATCTCTGGGGCCGGCCGAAGAGCTCGATCAACAAGCGGGAATACGGTCCCGGCCAGCACGGCCAGCGCCGCAAGAAGCCGTCGGACTATGGCATCCAGCTGGCGGCCAAGCAGAAGCTCAAGGGCTACTACGGCAATATCGGCGAGCGGCAGTTCCGGCGCCTCTACGAAGAGGCGAGCCGGCGGCGCGGCGACACCGGTGCGCGCCTGATCGAGCTCCTGGAGCGCCGCCTGGATACCGTCGTCTACCGCATGAAGTTCGTGGCGACCGTCTTCGCCTCCCGCCAGTTCGTCAATCACGGGCATATCCGGGTGAACGGCAAGCGGGTCAACATCGCCTCCTACCAGGTGAGGAACGACGACACGATCGAGATCAAGGACAAGTCGAAGCAGCTCGCTTTCGTGCTGGAGGCTTCGGTCAGCCCCGAGCGCGACGTGCCCGACTATCTCGAGGTCGACCACAAGACGATGAAGGGCAAATTCCTGCGCGCACCGGCGCTCGAGGACGTGCCGTTCCCGGTCACCATGGAGCCGAACATGGTGACCGAGTTCTACTCGCGCTAAACTCGCAAGAGAGGCTGAGCCGCTTTAGCGGCCGACCTGTCTG
Proteins encoded in this window:
- the rpsD gene encoding 30S ribosomal protein S4; translated protein: MSKRESSKYKINRRLGVNLWGRPKSSINKREYGPGQHGQRRKKPSDYGIQLAAKQKLKGYYGNIGERQFRRLYEEASRRRGDTGARLIELLERRLDTVVYRMKFVATVFASRQFVNHGHIRVNGKRVNIASYQVRNDDTIEIKDKSKQLAFVLEASVSPERDVPDYLEVDHKTMKGKFLRAPALEDVPFPVTMEPNMVTEFYSR